The following coding sequences lie in one Acidobacteriota bacterium genomic window:
- the fabG gene encoding 3-oxoacyl-[acyl-carrier-protein] reductase: MFNLSRQIALVTGGSQGIGRAIALTLAELGADVAVMARTLEKCEAVAEEIRAKGCRAVAVRGDMASAEDIKAAVAKVGEELGPISILVNNAAITRDGLMLRMKQTDWEEVINTNLTGVFLATQAVLPMMTKARKGRIINLTSVVAQMGNAGQVNYISAKSGLIGFTKAVAREYASRNITVNAVAPGFIETPMTAVLGEAARSAMLEQIPLKRPGTDLDVAYAVAFLASDEAGYITGQVININGGMYM; this comes from the coding sequence ATGTTCAATCTTTCAAGACAAATTGCATTGGTCACAGGCGGCTCGCAAGGCATTGGCCGCGCCATCGCGCTGACGCTGGCTGAACTTGGCGCGGATGTGGCCGTGATGGCTCGCACGCTGGAAAAATGCGAAGCCGTTGCCGAAGAAATCCGTGCGAAAGGCTGCCGCGCCGTCGCTGTGCGTGGCGATATGGCCAGCGCCGAAGACATCAAAGCCGCCGTCGCCAAAGTCGGTGAAGAACTTGGCCCGATTTCCATTCTCGTCAACAACGCAGCAATTACGCGCGATGGGTTGATGCTCCGAATGAAACAAACCGATTGGGAAGAAGTCATCAACACGAACTTGACTGGGGTGTTTCTGGCGACGCAAGCCGTGTTGCCGATGATGACCAAGGCTCGTAAAGGCCGCATTATCAATCTGACTTCCGTCGTGGCGCAGATGGGAAATGCCGGCCAGGTCAATTACATCTCAGCCAAATCCGGGCTGATTGGATTTACGAAAGCCGTTGCGCGCGAATACGCCTCGCGCAACATCACGGTCAACGCCGTCGCACCGGGATTTATCGAAACGCCGATGACGGCTGTGCTTGGCGAAGCGGCGCGTAGCGCCATGCTCGAACAGATTCCGCTAAAACGACCGGGAACAGACCTCGATGTAGCCTATGCTGTTGCGTTTTTGGCCTCAGATGAGGCAGGCTATATCACCGGTCAGGTAATCAACATCAATGGTGGTATGTACATGTGA
- a CDS encoding acyl carrier protein — protein MADSIIEKVKQIIVDELGVDESEVTDNARFIDDLGADSLDTVELVMRFEEEFGIEIPDEEAEKIQSVGDAFRYIEEHRK, from the coding sequence ATGGCAGATTCAATTATTGAGAAAGTAAAACAGATTATCGTGGATGAACTCGGTGTAGACGAATCCGAAGTCACTGATAACGCGCGGTTTATTGACGACCTGGGCGCGGATTCACTCGACACGGTGGAACTGGTGATGCGATTCGAAGAAGAGTTCGGCATCGAAATTCCTGACGAAGAAGCTGAAAAGATTCAGAGCGTCGGCGACGCTTTCCGCTACATTGAAGAGCACAGGAAATAA